The following coding sequences lie in one Mercenaria mercenaria strain notata chromosome 5, MADL_Memer_1, whole genome shotgun sequence genomic window:
- the LOC123558366 gene encoding uncharacterized protein LOC123558366 — MCDIEEMYLRVGINPIDRSYHRFLWNSSAPIRYEFKTLVFEVNASPFLAQYVSRHNAELHKEEYPRAAETVFSSTYMDDSMDSVSTVEEGIELYYQLSELWAKANMYARKWLSNSADVLEKIPTEHRASKVELDKNDLPTVKTLGVTWLANEDCFIFNVQESDNNTTLTKRTILRKIATIFDPHGFVAPYIVRAKILMQELWLAGLDWDEIVPNEMNETFLRWLSELKELKQIKIPRCIRHESYVQPKRVTLHAFGDASEKAYGSVVYARCEDSDNNISVRLVAAKSRVAPVKTISIPRLELLAAVLCLKLTLSICAALNICINNCTFWTDSMNVLHWIRNRSTIFKPFVANRIGEIQYHSNPIQWRHVQGKQNPADILSRGCSISYLETNELWWNAPEFLKKNECEWPKSKVEFSHENSEIKKSKQMQFEVQTMHTQSADVQTCIEEWRLDPKRYSSWTKLVRVYAWVMHFVENCKRTKTARIEGQLGANEIYDAEVKLIIKAQRSHYKEEFTCLSKQKELPKDSKLIKLNPKIDDEGVIRSDRWTLKIC, encoded by the coding sequence ATGTGTGATATTGAAGAGATGTACTTACGTGTAGGAATTAACCCTATTGACAGATCATATCACAGGTTTCTTTGGAATTCTTCAGCACCAATTCGGTATGAATTCAAAACACTGGTGTTTGAGGTTAATGCATCACCATTTCTAGCCCAATATGTTTCTAGACATAATGCTGAATTACATAAAGAAGAATATCCACGTGCTGCAGAAACAGTCTTTAGTTCAACATACATGGATGATAGTATGGATTCTGTGTCTACCGTAGAGGAAGGTATTGAATTGTATTATCAGCTATCAGAACTTTGGGCGAAAGCAAACATGTATGCAAGAAAATGGCTGTCAAATTCGGCTGACGTACTAGAAAAAATCCCCACTGAGCATAGAGCTTCTAAAGTTGAACTGGACAAAAATGACTTGCCAACTGTAAAAACACTTGGTGTAACATGGTTAGCTAATgaagattgttttattttcaatgtgcAAGAGTCGGATAACAATACAACATTGACAAAGAGAACAATTCTAAGAAAAATAGCGACTATATTTGATCCACATGGTTTTGTTGCACCATATATCGTGCGAGCAAAGATTCTGATGCAGGAATTATGGTTAGCTGGATTAGATTGGGATGAAATTGTtccaaatgaaatgaatgaaacatttttgaggTGGTTATCTGAATTGAAAGAacttaaacaaatcaaaataccAAGATGTATAAGACATGAAAGCTATGTTCAGCCAAAAAGAGTAACATTACATGCATTCGGTGATGCATCAGAAAAAGCTTACGGTTCAGTAGTGTATGCTCGCTGTGAAGATTCTGACAATAACATTTCGGTTAGACTCGTTGCAGCAAAAAGTAGAGTAGCACCGGTTAAGACGATAAGTATTCCTAGATTAGAGCTTTTGGCAGCTGTTCTGTGCTTGAAACTTACATTGTCAATTTGTGCTGCACTGAACATTTGTATTAACAATTGCACATTTTGGACAGATAGTATGAATGTTTTACATTGGATACGAAATAGAAGCAcaattttcaaaccatttgttgcTAATAGAATTGGAGAGATTCAGTATCATTCAAATCCTATACAATGGCGACATGTACAAGGAAAACAAAATCCGGCTGACATTTTAAGTAGAGGATGTTCAATATCTTATTTAGAAACGAACGAATTGTGGTGGAACGCACCTGAATTTCTGAAGAAAAATGAATGCGAATGGCCAAAAAGTAAAGTTGAATTTTCACATGAGAacagtgaaataaaaaagtcaaaacaaATGCAGTTTGAAGTACAAACAATGCACACACAGAGCGCGGATGTACAAACATGCATTGAAGAATGGCGGCTTGATCCGAAACGATATTCCAGTTGGACAAAATTAGTACGGGTATATGCTTGGGTTATGCATTTCGTGGAAAATTGTAAACGTACAAAAACAGCAAGAATTGAAGGACAACTGGGTGCGAATGAAATATATGATGCAGaagtaaaattaataataaaagctCAAAGGTCTCATTATAAGGAAGAATTTACATGTTTATCTAAGCAAAAAGAACTACCAAAAGATAGCAAATTGATCAAATTGAATCCAAAAATTGACGATGAAGGAGTTATCAGAAGTGATCGATGGACgcttaaaatatgctga
- the LOC123558365 gene encoding uncharacterized protein LOC123558365, whose amino-acid sequence MVQIPVFTGEKRKYESWKAAFNACIDSAPSTAEYKLLQLRQYLSGEALKSIENLGHSAASYEASKERLDRKFGGKRRQVMAYLEELDKFPVMKEESAKTIEKFGDLLDIVVINLIEAEKEEDLGDGALYLRLLKKLPETMLTRYNRWIYESKEDESVQTLRKWFNQEAKYYVAAAETVHGLSGDKWKPSRPQVTTHFVNNKKSQGSQKVCKVCFDNHDVWNIYVFKQLSPSQRWEKAKDLKLCFRCLGNGHAGSTCNRMKVCGIQGCKKNHNRLLHNEEMNYQNAGNSLSLHKDEMNQQNVTTNENATSHHVQHQDHDNDNRFSVPNRISLRTVPVIVKNGSKQLTVNALLDDGSSKSYINADVAAELGLDIVSNAQLITVNVMNGRKETFETAPVKFHIEGLNGQVKMGMEATTTTCVTGNLRTVDWNKQSGQFKHLNGI is encoded by the coding sequence ATGGTACAAATTCCAGTATTCACAGGTGAGAAAAGAAAGTATGAATCTTGGAAGGCGGCATTCAATGCTTGTATTGACAGTGCACCGTCTACTGCTGAATATAAGCTCTTGCAGTTAAGACAATATTTATCTGGTGAGGCATTGAAGTCGATTGAAAATTTAGGGCATTCGGCAGCTAGTTACGAAGCATCAAAAGAACGTTTAGATAGAAAGTTTGGAGGTAAACGAAGGCAAGTTATGGCATATCTAGAAGAATTAGACAAATTTCCGGTAATGAAAGAGGAGAGTGCTAAAACTATCGAGAAATTTGGGGACTTGTTAGATATTGTAGTGATTAATTTGATAGAAGCAGAAAAGGAAGAAGATTTAGGAGATGGAGCACTGTATTTGAGACTTCTGAAAAAattgcctgaaacaatgcttaCGAGGTATAATCGGTGGATTTATGAATCTAAAGAAGATGAATccgttcaaacattaagaaagtggTTCAATCAGGAGGCTAAATACTATGTTGCTGCTGCCGAAACTGTTCATGGACTTTCTGGAGACAAGTGGAAGCCTTCAAGACCACAAGTAACTACTcactttgtaaataacaaaaaaagtcaaGGAAGCCAAAAGGTCTGTAAAGTCTGTTTTGATAATCATGATGTTTGGAACATTTACGTGTTCAAACAGTTATCACCATCACAGCGTTGGGAAAAAGCTAAAGATCTGAAGTTGTGTTTTCGGTGTTTAGGAAACGGACATGCTGGTAGTACATGTAATAGAATGAAAGTTTGCGGAATTCAAGGTTGTAAAAAGAACCATAATAGGTTGTTACATAATGAAGAAATGAATTATCAAAATGCGGGTAACAGTTTGTCGTTacacaaagatgaaatgaatcaACAAAATGTAACTACAAATGAAAATGCGACAAGTCATCATGTTCAACATCAGGATCATGATAATGACAATCGTTTCTCAGTACCAAATCGGATTTCACTTCGCACAGTTCCAGTAATAGTGAAAAATGGAAGTAAACAGTTGACTGTAAATGCACTGTTGGACGATGGCAGTTCAAAATCATACATTAATGCAGATGTAGCTGCAGAATTAGGATTAGACATAGTATCTAATGCACAGTTGATAACAGTAAATGTTATGAATGGTAGAAAAGAAACTTTTGAAACTGCACCTGTGAAATTTCATATTGAAGGCTTGAATGGTCAAGTGAAAATGGGAATGGAggctacaacaacaacttgtgTAACAGGAAATCTCAGAACAGTAGATTGGAATAAACAATCTGGACAGTTTAAACATCTAAATGGTATATAA
- the LOC128557312 gene encoding uncharacterized protein LOC128557312 → MDQILFRADKELKQLLQCLDQDKIKENTANKGIQWQFIPPFAPHWGGVHEIMIKRTKRATYAILQNASVTDEELMTAFAGAEGLINSRPLTYQTSNPADCIPLTPNNFLHGQIGGKFAPESVDTTEFSPRKRWRRIQELVRHFWNRWLHEWLPSLRTSKKWHRINPDLKVNDVVIVTSNDLPRAQWPLGRITRVHTSRDGHVRAANVLMNGKEFVRPITKLCPLEINADD, encoded by the coding sequence ATGGATCAAATTTTGTTTCGTGCTGACAAAGAATTAAAACAGTTATTGCAGTGTCTTGATCaggataaaattaaagaaaacacagcaaataaaggaatacagtggCAATTTATTCCACCCTTTGCTCCTCATTGGGGAGGTGTACACGAAATAATGATCAAAAGAACTAAACGTGCAACATACGCAATATTACAAAATGCTTCAGTTACTGACGAAGAGCTTATGACGGCATTTGCTGGAGCTGAAGGCTTGATCAATTCAAGACCACTTACATATCAAACTAGTAATCCAGCAGACTGTATACCGCTTACACCAAACAATTTTCTGCATGGACAAATCGGGGGAAAGTTTGCTCCTGAAAGTGTGGATACTACAGAATTCAGTCCTAGAAAGCGATGGCGTAGAATACAGGAGTTAGTTCGACACTTCTGGAATAGATGGTTACATGAGTGGTTACCCAGTCTACGAACATCAAAAAAATGGCATAGAATTAATCCAGACCTGAAAGTTAACGATGTCGTGATTGTTACGTCTAATGATTTACCGCGAGCACAGTGGCCATTAGGGCGTATTACGCGTGTGCATACAAGTCGCGATGGACATGTGCGCGCagcaaatgttttaatgaatGGCAAAGAATTTGTGCGACCAATAACAAAATTGTGCCCATTAGAAATAAATGCTGATGATTAA